Part of the Flagellimonas eckloniae genome, ATCAATCAAGATTTAGCAACAAGTGGGCATGTTTATTTAAACCCAGTACATCATAAAGAAAAATCTTTTATTTTGAAACGACAATGAAAGATTATATAGACATGGCGGAGAAAAATGGCATTAGCCTCGAGGAGCGAGGTGCATGTCAGTTTTGTGGAGCAGGAACAACTCGTGGAGTACATGAATGTATTGAAATTTTCAATCTGGGGTTTCAATTAATAAACTATACCCAGATTGAAAATCATTTGTATAGATTTTTGAGTGTAGATGCCCATACACTTCAACATTCGGAAATTCATGGGAGATGGAACAATCATTTTCATTTAACAAGGCAGCACTTAATGCTTGATTACAAGGTTATCTGGAATTATGATTTATCACCAATACTAAGTAATTACCTGAACAAATATAAAATCAATAGAACTAATGAATTCTTAAAGCCCCCACCAATTTTACAGCGAGGGAAAATTACGACAACGGATGTTTTGAGCAACTCAAAAAGCGAAATTGAATGTCAACGAATGATTAAAAAATGGGCTTTGGAAGTATATCAGTCTTGGAGTGACCACCATGAGTTAGTCGATACGATTGCAATAGGATTTATCAATAAAAACAAAAAACAATTAAGAATAATAGAGCAATTATAATTGGGTAAAATGATGAATTCAATCCTAATAGAAAAAAAAATCATGAAACTATTTTTGCTTGGTTTTCTTTTTTCGTTTTCACAAATGATGTCTTCACAGAGCACAGAAAGAATTTATTTGTGGCCTGATGCAGTACCCAATGAAGAAGAGGCAAAACATGCACCAAAACAAGTGGACAACACTTCTGGAAATGTAATACGGATTACCGATGTCACTAACCCAGAGTTGCTTGTTTACGAACCAAAAACTGCAAATAACTTAGGGACTGGAATAATCGTTTG contains:
- a CDS encoding DUF5946 family protein, producing the protein MKDYIDMAEKNGISLEERGACQFCGAGTTRGVHECIEIFNLGFQLINYTQIENHLYRFLSVDAHTLQHSEIHGRWNNHFHLTRQHLMLDYKVIWNYDLSPILSNYLNKYKINRTNEFLKPPPILQRGKITTTDVLSNSKSEIECQRMIKKWALEVYQSWSDHHELVDTIAIGFINKNKKQLRIIEQL